The window GCTGTCGAACACGGCATCCACCGCGATCTTGCGCGCGCCCTCGACGCCGGCCAGCACCTTCTGCTCCTCCAGCGGGATGCCCAGCTTTTCATAGGTGCGCCGGATTTCCGGATCGAGCTCGTCCAGCGACGCGATCGTCTTTTTCTGCTTCGGCTCGGCGTAGTAATATGCGTCCTGATAATCGATCGGCGGCACGTTCAGCTTGGCCCAGTCGGGTGCCTCCATCGTCTGCCACAACCGGAACGCCTTCAGCCGCCAGTCGAGCATCCATTCCGGCTCGTCCTTCTTGGCGCTGATATAGCGGACGGTATCCTCGCTCAGCCCCTTGGGCGCGAACTCCTGTTCGACATCGGTGGCAAAGCCCCATTCATACTTCTTGTTCGCGGCGGCGATCGCCTCGGCATTCTTGGTGGCCATGCTCAGATTCCGTTCGCTTGCAATGCGGGCGTGGAAGAAAGGGTGGCCAGGCTGATCCCGGCCAGTGCGCCGCGAACGGCGCCGTTGACGCTTGGCCAGTGCGGCCTGACCCGGCACTCGGCCTCGACTGCGCAGTCATTGCGGCCATGTTCGACACATGCGGTCATCGCGATCGGCCCTTCGATCGCCTCGATGATATCGGCCAGCGTGATGGCGGCGGGCGGGCGCGACAGGCGAAACCCGCCGCCCGTCCCGCGGGTACTTTCGATCAGCCCGGCCGCGGACAGGCGGCTGACCAGCTTTTGCACGGTCGGCAGCGGCAGGCCGGTTTCCTCGCTCAGGATCGTGGCGTTCAACCGGCCGGAAACGCCGCAATGGCGGGCGGCGGCGGCAAGCATCACGACAGCGTAATCGGACTGGGCGGACAGGCGCATTTTGCGAGTGGTTCTCAAATCGGATCAATTCGTTCCGATTAGGCAGATGGGCGCTTTGCCCCGCTTCGTCAACCGCCCGCCGCCGGGAAATGGCCGCTCATTCGCTGCCGTTGGGAAAGACCAGCGGCGCCAGTTCGCCGAACCGCTCTTCGCGCAACGTGATCGCCAGCACCGGGTCCATCTGCGCGCCCAGCGACCCCGGCGTATGGCCGGTAAAGTGACGGATTTCGTTGATCATGTGCGACTGGTCATAAAAATGGACGGCCACCTCGGACGGCGGCCGCCCGGTGGCGATCTCTGTCGCGGCGCGCAGGGTGCGGAACTTGCGCTCCAGGAACTTGGGCGGCCCGCCATAATATCGGTTCACCAGCCGCGTCACCTGCCGTTCCGACATGGGCAGCACGGCAAACAGGTCGGCAACCCGGATCGGCCCCGGCTGGGTCAGCCACTGGCGCACCACCTCGCACAGATGGCGATGATCGTCGGGCACGGGATTGCGCCGCACATGATTGAGGATGAACGGTTCGGCCACCGCCACCATGTCGGCCAGCGTCTCGATCCCCCGCAACCGTTCGAGCAGCGCCAGCCCCTCCTCGCCGAACAACAGCGCGCCGTCGGTCACATGATCGGCGCGGTCGGCCGCCGACATGCCGACCAGGCTGCCCCAGCCGACCGCGCGCAGCGACGCGCCGAAACAATGGAACGGGCCGTTGACGCGATAGGGGGATGCCCCGGTGCCGGGACCGTTGATCATGATCGGCGTCGATGGTTCTTCATGCCCGCCGGGAAAGGCGATCACGCCCTCCCCCTTCAGCATGAACCGGATCTGACCGACATCGGCCCGTTCGATCCCCTCGAACTGCGGCGAATCATCCCGAAACAGGTAGAAGACAGAGACGAACGGCGCGACCTCGGCAGACGGCAGCGCAAAATTCAGTTGCATCGACCCCAGGCGCCCCCGCTTCCTCGCGCTATCGCATCATCACGTAACCCCAATGACTTTGACCAGCATGTACCGGATATTCAATGAGATTTGTTCGATGACAGCATCCGGAACGGACAAAAAAACGGCCCGGCTCACGAATGAGCCGAGCCGACGAAGTTCAGGCGCCCCCGCAAGGGGCCGCCTCGGGTCGCAGGGATCACCTAGCGGCTAAGGGGGAATACGTATTGGACAAAAGCGACAAGCCGGGGCGTCAATGCGATTTGACGCTGGCCCGGCGCAGTGCCATCGACCGGCCATGCTTTACCCGCTTGTCCAGTCCGCGCTGTTCCGCATCGAACCGGAGCGTGCGCACCGCCTGACGATCCGCGCGCTGGCCCTGTGGGGCGGCGTCGGTGCGCCGCTGGCCCCGGCCCTGCCCGCGCATCCGGTGACGCTCGCTGGCCTCACCTTTCCCAACCCCATTGGCCTCGCCGCCGGGGTGGACAAGGATGCAGAGGCGGTGGACGGGTTTCTCGCGCTCGGCTTCGGCTTTGTGGAGGTCGGAACGCTGACCCCGCGGCCCCAGGCGGGCAATCCCCGCCCCCGCCTGTTCCGGCTGGTCGAGGATCAGGCGGTGATCAATCGCATGGGCTTCAACAATGCCGGTCTAGACGCCGCGCTGCTGCGCCTGTCGGTCGCCCGGCGCCAGGGGATCGTCGGCATCAATGTCGGCGCGAACAAGGATTCGGACGATCGCATCGCGGATTACGCATACGGCGTGGCTGCGGCTGCTGCCCATGGCGATTATGTCACCATCAACATCAGTTCGCCCAACACGCCGGGCCTGCGCGATCTTCAGGAACAGCCGATGCTGGGCGATCTGCTCACCCGCTGCGACGCTGCCCGTCACTTGGCCGATGGCACGCGCCGCCCGCTATTTCTGAAAATCGCGCCGGATTGCCCCCGCGACCTGATCGACCGGATCGTCCGCGCGGCCATCGACCATCATGTCGATGCGTTGATCGTATCCAACACCACCATCACCCGGCCGGACACGCTGCAATCGGGCGCGGCGGGCGAAGCGGGCGGCCTGTCCGGCGCGCCGCTGCGCGATCTGGCCCGCGCCAAGCTGGCGGAGGCGCGTTCGGCAACCGGCGGTCAATTGCCGCTGATCTCGGTCGGCGGCATCGATTCGGCGGAAGAGGCGCAGGCGCGGCTGGATGCCGGCGCGACGCTGGTTCAGCTCTATTCCGCGCTGCTGTTCCACGGGCCGGGGCTTGCCGCGCGCATCGCCCGCGGCCTTGGCTGATTGCCCGTTTCGATCAGTATCTCCGGATCAATCGGTTTGAACGATTAACGCTCATCGCCCAAATCACTGGATCAAAGCGGTGCGCCACCCGTTGGCCAGTCGCAGTACCGGGAGTGAGCGACGTGTCACGCGATCTGATGAAGACCCTGACCTATCTGGTCATCCACCTCGCGATCGGCTTTTCGGTGGCCTATGCCTTCACCGGCTCGTTCGCCATTGCGGGCGGCATCGCGCTGATCGAACCGTGCTGCAACGCCATCGCCTATTTCTTCCATGAAAAGGCCTGGGCAAAGGACTGGAGCAATTTCTCGATGCTGAAGGCGTTCGCCCATCAGCATGACGATACCTATCGCGCCTGACCCTATCGCGCCTGCCCCGCTGGCAGCACCAGTACCACGCCCTCGCGCCGGGGATCGAACCCGCCATCGACGCGCCCCTTGCGGATCATCACGCCGTGCAGCCCTGAATCCTCGCCCTGTCCGGGCTTCAGGTCGACGCCCCTCGCCTTCAGCGCGGCCAGCAGATCGGGGCTGAACTTCGTCACTTCGCCGTTAAAGCTGGGTCCGCGCGCCACCAGATTGGGCAGCGCCAGCGCATCCTGCATCGGCATCCCCCAGTCCGCCGCCGCCACCAGCGACTTGCCGACATAGGCCAGGATGGCATTGCCCCCCGCCGATCCCAGCGCGCCGGCAAACCGGCCGTCCGCGTCCAGCAGGATCAGCGGCGTCATCGACGATCGCGGCCGCTTGCCCGCGCCGACCGCATTGGCCGCCGGTCGTCCGTCCGGCTCGGTCGGCGAAAAGCTGAAATCGGTCATCTGGTTATTCAGGAAAAACCCGTCGACCATCCGGCCGGTGCCAAAGATGCTTTCCACCGTCGTCGTCATCGACACGACATTGCCCGCCGCATCCCCGACGATGAAATGCGATGTTCCCGCCGGCTCCAGCGTCCGGTCCATCGCCAGCCTGGGCGCGCCCGGCGGCGTTCCCGCCGCTGGTGCAGGCCCCGCCCGCTCCCCGATCAGCGCCGCGCGAGAGGCGACATAGGCGGGATCAAGCAACCCCGCGACCGGCACGTCCGGCACATCGCCGACATACCGGTCCCGGTCGGCGTACATCAGGCGGCTTGCCTCAGCGAACAGGAACCATGCCTGCGCATCCTGCGGCCCGCGCTTGGCAATATCCGTCCGCTCCAGCATGGCGAACAGCTGCAGCAGCCCCACCCCGCTCGACGGCGGCGGCGGCACGCAGATTTTCCAGACGCGATAGGGGCGGCACAGCGCCTGCCGCTTGACGGGGCGATAGGCGGAAAGGTCCGCCATCGTCATCGTACCGGCCAGCGGCCCCGCCGTGGTCCGCGCCACGATCCGCTCCGCCGTCGGGCCGGCATACAGCGCCTTTGGCCCCTCCGCGGCCAGCCGCTTCAGGAACGCGGCATAGGCGGGGTTGCGGATCGTATCGCCGACATCGGCCAGCGTGCCGTCGCTTTCCCCGAAATAGGCGCGGGCATCCGCCACCTGCAGCTGCGGGAAACTGCCGCCCAGAAACCGGCCCAGGCGCGGCGTCACCGTGAACCCGTCGGTCGCCACCCGCTCGGCATCGCCGAACAGCGTGCCCCAGGGCAGCCGCCCATGCTCGCCATGCGCCATGGCCAGCATCGCCACCGCGCCCGGTACGCCAGTCGCCCGCCCGCTGACCACCGCGTCGCGATAGCCAAGCGGCTTGCCATCGGCGCCCATGAACATCGCCGGATCGGCACCCGCGGGCGCCACCTCGCGGCCGTCGAAAATCTCGACCCCGCCGGTGCCTGCGTTGAAATAGGTCATGAACGCCCCGCCGCCGACGCCCGAGCTTTGCGGCTCGACCAGGCTCAGCATCGCCTGCACCGCAATGGCCGCATCGACCGCGCTGCCCCCGCGCTTCAGCACCGCCATGCCCGCCTCGGCCGCGATCGGATTGGCCGCGATGACAAAGGCGTCGGTCCGCGCCGCCGGCATCCCTGCCCGGGCAGGTCGCTGGTCCGCTACCGGGGCGCAGGAACTGGCCATGCCGATCGCGGCGATGGCGGCAAGGGTCCGGGCGAACAGGGTGCGGATCGGCGTCATGCCGATACCTTAACCGCGCCATGCTGCGGCGCAACCAGCATCGCCCGTTGCCGCCCGCCAAATGCCTGCCTACAACCCTCCGGTCATTCTGAGAGGATCGTCCGTGGCAGCAGCGCGCCAGCTCGAACATTTTCCCAATCTCGTCACCCTGTTCTTCACCCGTGCCCGTGAACAGGGGGACAAGCCGTTTCTCTGGGCCAAGCATGGCGGCAAATGGCATCCGACCAGCTGGGCAGAGGCGGCGGACAAGGTCGCCTCGCTCGCGGCCGGGCTGAAGTCGCTGGGCCTGAAACCGGGCGACCGCGTGATGCTGGTCAGCGAAAACCGACCGGAATGGTGCATCAGCGATCTGGCGATCATGGCGGCGGGCTGCATCACCGTGCCGACCTATGTCACCAACACCGAACGCGATCATCAGCATATCGTGGAAAACAGCGGGGCGGCCGCCGCCATCGTCTCGACCGGCAAGCTGGCCAAGGTGCTGATCCCCGCGCTGCTGCGCTCCAATGCCTGTCGACACCTCATTGCCATGGAGGATCTGCGCGGCGGCCAGGCCGGCCCGTTCGAACAGCATCACTGGCAGGGGCTGATCGACGCTCACCCGACCACGCCGGCCGATGCCGCCGCCGCTGCCGCGCACCTCAAGCGCGAGGATCTGGCCTGCATCATCTACACCAGCGGCACCGGCGGCGCGCCGCGCGGCGTGTGCCAGCATCACGGCGCGATCCTTCACAATGTGGAGGGGTGCGTGACGGTGATCAGCGAGGATTTCGGCTGGGACGAAGAGGTGTTCCTCTCCTTCCTCCCGCTATCCCACGCCTATGAACATTCCGGCGGACAGCATTTCCCGATCGGCCTCGGCGCGCAGATCTATTATTCCGAGGGGCTGGACAAGCTGGCCAGCAATATCGAGGAAACGCGGCCCACGATCATGGTCGTCGTGCCCCGCCTGTTCGAAGTGCTGCGCACGCGGATCAGCAAGGCGATCGAGAAACAGGGCAAGCTGTCCACCTACCTTCTCGACCGCGCCGTCGCGATCGGCGGAAAACGCGCGAACACGGGCCGCGTGCCGATCATCGATCAACCGATGAACCTCATCCTTTCCCGCACGCTCAAGCCCAAAATCGCGCAGCGGTTCGGCGGCCGGCTAAAGGCGATGGTGTCGGGCGGCGCGCCGCTCAACCCGGAAATCGGCATCTTCTTCGACGCGCTCGGCCTCACCTTTCTGCAGGGCTATGGCCAGACCGAGGCCGCGCCCGTCATCTCGTGCAACCGCCCCTCGGTGGGGCTGAAACACGACACGGTCGGCCCGCCGCTCAAGAATACCGAGGTGCGCATCGCCGAGGATGGCGAGATCCTGGTGCGCGGCGAACTGGTCATGCACGGCTATTGGCGGAATGAGGAGGAAACGGCCCGCGTCTTAAGGGACGGCTGGCTCCACACCGGCGATATCGGCGAAATCGACGACCGCGGCCGCATCAAGATCACCGACCGGAAAAAGGATATCATCGTCAACGACAAGGGCGATAATGTCGCCCCGCAAAAGGTCGAGGGGATGCTGACCCTGCAACCCGAAATCCTGCAGGCGATGATCTATGGCGACCGAAAGCCCTATATGGTCGCGGTGCTGGTGCCCGATCCCGAATGGGTTCAGCAATGGTGCGCACGCAGCGCCACCGCGTGCAATTTCAAGGCGCTGGCCCAGCATCATGAGTTCATGAAGGCGATGGGCGCGGCGGTGGAACGGGTGAACCGGGACCTGTCGGTGATCGAGCGCGTCCGCCGCTTCATCGTCGCCGACGAACCCTTTGCCATCGAAAACCAGCAGCTGACCCCCAGCCTGAAAATCCGCCGCCACGTCCTGAAACAAACCTATGGCGAGCGGCTGGACGCGCTCTACGGCAGCTGACCAAAAAGCCTCCTCCCCCTCGACGGGGGAGGATAGCGAAGCTTGGCGCGACGCGCCTGGCGCAGCCTGGAGAGGGTGAAGGGTAAGGGTCTTTTCTTCGACCGGCGCCTTCACCCCCAATCAATCCGCCATCGCGCCCTCAGCCGCTTGCCCAAGCTTCAGCAGGTCCCCGAACGACATCGGCCGTTCGATCAGGCCGGGGTGCGGCGAATAGCCCGCGTGCCACCGCTTTTCGTCCATTGCCTCGCGCGCGATGCTCATGCTGAACAATCGCCGGGGCACGGGTGAGCGATTGTCCGGCCCGGCGTGCAGCATGTCGCTTTGATACAGGATCACCGTCCCCTTGCGCGGCGCGGTGCTCACCACCGGAAACCGCGCATCCAGCGCCCGCCCCTCCCGGATCAGCCGCCACACCGTGCCGGGCGTCAGCGTGCGCACGCTGAACACCGGGTTCTTGCCGATCAGAAAGCGGAGCAGATTGGGCTGATGCTCGTCCCAGTGCGTCGAAAACACCCGGTCGCGAAACTCGCCCGGCGCCAGCGGCGTCTCCCGGCTGTTCCGCATCGCCCACAGCTTTTTCAGGTTATGGGCAAGGATGCGGACATTCCACCGCGCGCGGATCAGTTCCATCTGCGCCTCGGCCGCCGCGCCATGCTTTTTCGCCGCACCCGGAAACACCTGCGTCCCCGGCACGAACACCGTGCCGCCCTGCGCCGCCGACACGTCCTCCACCGCCGCGAACAGGCTGATGACCCCACTGGGATCGCGATGGACATATTGGTGCGATGATCCGGCATAGCTGGTCAGCGTCGTCACCTCGAGCAGCGGATGGTCCGGCGCGCAGTAGTGCGCGATCACCTCCTCCAGCCGCCGGGCCAGCGTCGCGGCAAGGCCCATGACGGCGGGCGTCGCGGGCAACGAACAGAAATCGCGCCGCCGATACCGGTTGTCCGTCTGGCTGGCGAACGCACAGCGATTGCGCGCTGAATCGTCGATCGTCTCGCGGATCAGCCCGGCCGCAAGGTCGGCCTCGGCGTCGGACAGCAGCCCGGTCAGGATCACCAGCCCATGCGTTTCCATGCTGGCCAGCGCCGCCCGCGCACACGCCCCGGTCAGCCGCCCGGCACCATCCAGGACCGCCGCCACCTCGAACGCGGATGTGTCGCCGGAAACCTTCAGCCCGTCCATGCCAGCCTGCCGCAAGGGAGAATGTCAGGCAAGGTAGTGACCCAAAACCCTAGCCATCGGGTTAATCCCCGCATCCCGCTTGCCACGTCGCGACCGCTATTCACCGCCGAAGATCAACCAGCCGCCGGTCAGCAAACGACCCCGTTGCGGACATTGGTGGTTCTGATAACAATCCAGTCATGAGGGCTATTGTTGCAACAACGGCATTGGCATTGGCTGTAGGGTGCGGCCAAGCGGCAAATCCTGAACCGGCGTTGGAAGGCACAGCGGTGTTCTTCAACTTTTATGGCGAACCCGTTCAGGTCTATGTCAACGATGAATTGCTATTCGCTGAGCGTTTAGACGTCGACGACAGTTCGACGGGGCTCTCCAAGGAGACATCCCTTAGCTTGAGCGGATGTTCACAAATCAAAATAGTCACCTCTTCACATCAGTCTCAGCAGCGAGTTTGTCCTGAAAAAAGCGGCTTTGGTTTGTGGGTCTCACCATCGAGTGCGGGAGGTCCAGTCACGATCGAATTCCAACCGATATTCACTCCGGGCTTGGACTGATCATCAACGTCAGTTTCCCACCTAATGGCGGTCATCCGGCTCACTGGTCGAGCATCCCGACAACGGACAACGCTGGCGACAGTGTGACCGACGGGGCCGGGCCTTTCCTTGATGCTCGCACGAATGCAACCTGGCCGTGACGGTGCTGCACCAATCCCTATGCCGGTCGCCCGAACGGCCCGTTCAGCCGGACGATCGCGCCGTTCAGGATCGCGGCAAAACTGACCCAGATCAGGTACGGCACGATCAGCCAGCTTGCGAGTTCGGAATAGGGGCGCAGGCCGATGCACAACGCCAGCACCGATGCCCACAGGAACACCACCTCGATCAGCGCCCAGTCGGGCCGCTTCACGGTAAAGAACAGCGGCGACCACAGAAAATGGCCGACAAAGTTGACGGCATACAGGATGATGATCGCCCGCTGGCCCGCCGGATCGCCGCCCGCACCGTCCCATGCCAGTACCGCCGCCCATGCCGCCAGGCCCAGGATCACCGTCCATGCCGGACCGAACAGCCAGTCCGGCGGCTGAAAACTCGGCTTCTTCAGGTTGCGGTACCATGGCCCGATGGTGGTCAAAACGCCGCCGCCCACCCCCAGAATGACGGCCCAGGCGATGGCGGCAATGACATGGGGATCGGGCATCCGCTATATATGGAGTGTCGGCTCTTTGCCGCAACGCCGGACGGGGCCGCAAATTTCGCTGTCCTACAGCGCGTTCGTCATTGCACAGACTGGCGAATGACCCAGGATCCGAACGCGCTCACCGTCGAGGATGAAGCCATTCTCGCCTTCACCCCTGTCGCCATGGCGCCCCGCGCCACCGGCTGGACGCCGCGGCGACAACACGACTTCATCCGCGCCCTTGCCGCAATGGGCACGGTGGGCCGCGCCGCACGGGCGGTCGGGCTCAGCCGCCAGTCGGCCTATGCCCTGCGTTCCCGGCCCGATGCGGCCAGCTTCGTGCGCGCATGGGATAACGCCCTTTCGATCGGCTATGACCGCATCTTCGAAATGGCGATGGATCGGGCGCTCAACGGCGTCACCACGGCCCGCTATTATCGCGGGCGACCGGTCGGCACGATCACCCGTCCCGATCTGCGCATGGCGATGGCGGTTCTTTCCGATCCCGTCCGCCCGCCTGCCACACCCACCAAATTGCCAAAGATGACAGAATGAAGCGCGTTCCGCGTAATGTTGTCAGGTTGCGGGGCGGGGATCGGCACTCTCCCCGCCCCTGCCTCGTTCAGTTGGCGCTCGCCGCTCTCGCGCCCGCGCCCTTTCTGTCCATGTATCTATGCATCTTCAGCCACGCGGCAAAGGCGTCGAACCAGCCGGTGCTGGTCGTCGTCTTCTGATACATGCCGAACCCGTGGCCGCCCTGTTCATAGAAATGGAACTCGACGGGCCGCTTCGCCCTGGTCCAGCTTTCAATGACGCCGAACCCGGCATTGGTGAACAGGCCGTCATCGGCGGCCAGCGCCACGAACAGCGGCGGCGCATCGGCCGGCACGGTCACGGCCGACAAGGGGCCATAGATGTTGCCGATGAATGCGGGCTTTGCATCCTCACCGGCCAGCGCGGTCGTCATGGTCAGCATCGCACCCGCCGAAAACCCGACCATGCCGATGCGGTCGCGATCGACCTTCCATTCCCCCGCCCGCGCGCGGATCAGGGCAAAGGCGGCGCGCGCATCGGCAAGCTGCGGGGCCAGTTGCACGGCAGATTCCGTGCCGGGTGCGGCGCGCGGCGGCCTGGCGCCTGGTGCGAACATCTGCCGCATCGATTCCTCGAACGCGGGCATCGTCGCCGGGGTCTGGTTCAACCGGTATTTCAGGACAAAGGCAGCGATGCCGCGCGCCGCCAGCGCCCTGGCCACATCCCACCCCTCATTCTCCATCGACAGGGTGCGGAACCCGCCGCCCGGCGCAACGACGACCGCCGCACCGGTCGCCTTGGCCGGATCGGGCAGGAACGGAGTCAGCGTCGCCTCGGTCACATTACGGGCGAACACGCTGCCATATTGGCTGTGCCAGCTCTCGGCATTGGTCGCGTCGGGCAAGGGGCCGGTATTCAGCTTGATCGCGGTCGGCTGGGCCGGGATCGCAATCGGGGTCATCCGGTCGTTCTGTGCCCATGCCGGTGCGCTCATCCCCAGCATGGCGCTTGCCAGCGCGAGTGCAATGCTCGTCATCCGGATTTTCGACATCCCGCATCCCTCCATGATTATTACTCATACAAATGGCGGGACATGGCGACATCGTCAAGCGGAACGGGTCAAACGAATCTTTACCAGCGGCGGGTTATATCTCCGCCATGAACGGGGTGGGCAAGATCGCGGCCGGGGTCGGCTTTTCCGTGCTTTGCACGGCGATCGGCATGGCCGGCCTGTCCTATCTTGCCGGACCCGAAGACGGGTTCATTCCCCCCTTGTGGTGGATATTCGGACTGGCCTGCCCTGCCCTTGTCTCGCTTCCCGTATGCGTCATTCTGGTGCGTCAGGGGGAGGCGAACCGGCGGCTGGCCGGTCAACTTGCCGAAGCGATGGCACGACTGGCGGATCTGGCACAGCATGATGGCATGACCGGACTGTTGAACCGGACGGCATTCCTTTCCCGGTCGGACGATCGGCCGGCGACGGCGGGATGGATGCTGGTGATGGATATCGACCGGTTCAAATCGATCAACGACCGGTACGGCCATCATGTCGGAGACGCGGTGATTCAGGCGGTGGCCGATGTCCTGTCGGTGTCGGTACGGACGGGCGACCTGTGCGGGCGGCTGGGCGGAGAGGAATTCGCCGTGCTGACCATGGGCATTTCGGCGGAGGATGCGCAGGCGCTTGCCGAACGGATCCGGACGCGGATCGCGGCGATCGAAATCATCGCGGATGACGATATCGTCCGACCGACGATCAGCATGGGCCTCGCTCCGGTCACGGCCGGCGACGGCGCGGCCCTGGCGTTGCGGCTGGCCGATGCGGCCATGTACCGGTCAAAACGTACGGGCCGGAACAGGATTTCGCTCGCCGCCTGATCCTATCGCCGACCGATGATCCCCCCGGCCCACAAAGCCCAGGCGATGATCAGCGGTTGCAGGGCAAGGCGCGGCGCATGGTACAGGATCGGCAGGCCGGTTCCGGCGGTCAGATCGTTGATCGCGTGCTGCACATTGGCCGGCCATACGCATAGCGCATAAGCGGCCAGACTCCATCCCGCCGCCCGGCGCAGGCGCGGGATCATCAATCCGACGGCCCCCGCAATCTCAGCCACCCCGGTCAGCGCGACGACCACCGCCGGCATGGGCACGAAATCGGGCATGATCGACAGGAACGGCCGCGGCACCGCCAGGTGCAGCACGCCCGCAATCAGGTAAAGCAGGGCCAAAAGCACGCGCATCGGGGCGCGCGCCCGGCTCATCCCTCGACGGACAGCAACGTCACCCCGGCGTATTTGTCGGAATGCGCATCATACAGCCGGCTCATGTCGAACGCGCGGTCGGACAGGCGGATATCGCCCAGCCCGTCCACCTTGAACGCGCCCAGCTTTTCCTCGCGCGGAATATTGCCGTCGCGCAGCACGGTGACTGCATCCAGATAGGGGACACCATGCTTGGTATACAGGATATGCGGCGCCAGCAGCACCTCGCCCTTGTTATATGTCGCGGTCACGCATTGCCGCCGCACGATGGCGGCGAACAGCGTGGGCATCGGACCCTCGGGTCCGTCGTCACTCATGGGCCTGTCCTTATCCTTCAACCGATCGCGGATGGGATCATGCGATCGTCTCTGCGCCGCCGCTCTCTAGCCCAGCGGTGCGCGGCAAGGCAATGCAGCGACGGATCAGCGTTCGACGACATCGCCCCGCATCGGGGCAAGCCGGGACAGGAACCGGTTCTGCGCGGCAAAGGAGACACCCTCGGCGGTCATCGCCATTTGCAGGTTTTCGACCAGCCGGTTCATGTCCGCCTGTTGCACGCCCAGGTCGCGGTGCGCGGTCTTCATGTCGCGCCCGCTATAGCTGCATCCTGCATTGAGCAGGTAACAGAACTGCTCGAACAGCGTCCGGCGCAGCCGCACCCGGTCGTGATTGGCGAAAATCTCGCCGATGCGC of the Sphingomonas sp. BGYR3 genome contains:
- a CDS encoding GGDEF domain-containing protein, translating into MNGVGKIAAGVGFSVLCTAIGMAGLSYLAGPEDGFIPPLWWIFGLACPALVSLPVCVILVRQGEANRRLAGQLAEAMARLADLAQHDGMTGLLNRTAFLSRSDDRPATAGWMLVMDIDRFKSINDRYGHHVGDAVIQAVADVLSVSVRTGDLCGRLGGEEFAVLTMGISAEDAQALAERIRTRIAAIEIIADDDIVRPTISMGLAPVTAGDGAALALRLADAAMYRSKRTGRNRISLAA
- a CDS encoding DoxX family protein, which gives rise to MRVLLALLYLIAGVLHLAVPRPFLSIMPDFVPMPAVVVALTGVAEIAGAVGLMIPRLRRAAGWSLAAYALCVWPANVQHAINDLTAGTGLPILYHAPRLALQPLIIAWALWAGGIIGRR
- a CDS encoding alpha/beta hydrolase is translated as MSKIRMTSIALALASAMLGMSAPAWAQNDRMTPIAIPAQPTAIKLNTGPLPDATNAESWHSQYGSVFARNVTEATLTPFLPDPAKATGAAVVVAPGGGFRTLSMENEGWDVARALAARGIAAFVLKYRLNQTPATMPAFEESMRQMFAPGARPPRAAPGTESAVQLAPQLADARAAFALIRARAGEWKVDRDRIGMVGFSAGAMLTMTTALAGEDAKPAFIGNIYGPLSAVTVPADAPPLFVALAADDGLFTNAGFGVIESWTRAKRPVEFHFYEQGGHGFGMYQKTTTSTGWFDAFAAWLKMHRYMDRKGAGARAASAN
- a CDS encoding group 1 truncated hemoglobin — its product is MSAVFSLILMLAMPVQEVAAPHAMPGEEPVDPYTASPSNAGARPFEGDSMARAFGGQAGIGKIVDRFVEANFADPRIGEIFANHDRVRLRRTLFEQFCYLLNAGCSYSGRDMKTAHRDLGVQQADMNRLVENLQMAMTAEGVSFAAQNRFLSRLAPMRGDVVER